In a genomic window of Jaculus jaculus isolate mJacJac1 chromosome 8, mJacJac1.mat.Y.cur, whole genome shotgun sequence:
- the LOC101616206 gene encoding olfactory receptor 4F3/4F16/4F29-like, producing the protein MEGGNQSVVSEFVFLGLTNSWNIQLLLFVFSSMFYVASMAGNSLIMFTVASDPHLHSPMYFLLANLSLIDLGVSSVTSPKMIYDLFRKRKVISFRGCVTQIFFVHVIGGVEMVLLIAMAYDRYVAICKPLHYLTIMSPRMCIFFLVSAWVVGLLHSVVQLAFVVNLPFCGPNVLDSFYCDLPRFIQLACTDTHRLEFMVIANSGFISVGSFFILIISYIVIVVTVQKHSSGGSSKALSTLSAHVTVVVLFFGPLMFFYTWPSSSTHLDKFLVIFDAVITPVLNPVIYTFRNQEMKVAMRRVFRQLVNYRHIS; encoded by the coding sequence ATGGAAGGAGGGAATCAGTCTGTGGTGTCAGAGTTTGTGTTCCTGGGACTCACCAACTCCTGGAATATCCAACTGCTCCTCTTTGTCTTCTCCTCCATGTTTTATGTGGCAAGCATGGCAGGAAACTCCCTCATCATGTTCACGGTGGCTTCTGACCCTCACCTGCACTCTCCCATGTACTTTCTGTTGGCCAACCTCTCCCTCATTGACTTAGGTGtatcttctgtcacttctcccaAGATGATTTATGACCTGTTCAGGAAGCGCAAAGTCATCTCCTTTAGGGGCTGTGTCACTCAAATCTTCTTTGTACATGTCATTGGTGGTGTGGAGATGGTGCTGCTCATAGCCATGGCCTATGACAGATATGTGGCCATCTGTAAGCCTCTCCATTACCTGACCATCATGAGCCCAAGAATGTGCATCTTTTTCTTAGTGTCTGCCTGGGTGGTTGGCCTTCTACACTCTGTGGTTCAATTGGCCTTTGTGGTAAATTTACCTTTCTGTGGCCCTAATGTGTTGGACAGCTTTTACTGTGACCTGCCCAGGTTTATCCAACTTGCCTGCACAGACACTCATCGACTGGAATTCATGGTAATAGCCAACAGTGGATTCATCTCTGTGGGCTCCTTCTTCATTCTGATCATCTCCTACATTGTCATCGTAGTAACTGTTCAGAAGCACTCATCCGGTGGTTCCTCCAAAGCTCTGTCCACACTGTCAGCTCATGTCACTGTGGTAGTCCTGTTCTTTGGTCCTTTGATGTTCTTTTATACATGGCCATCTTCCTCTACACACCTGGATAAGTTTCTGGTTATATTTGATGCGGTGATCACTCCTGTTTTGAATCCAGTCATCTACACATTCAGGAATCAGGAGATGAAAGTGGCAATGAGAAGAGTGTTCAGACAACTAGTGAattataggcatatatcctaa